In Anaerolineales bacterium, the following proteins share a genomic window:
- a CDS encoding 2-oxoacid:ferredoxin oxidoreductase subunit beta yields the protein MSALPMAGVPANVNTVGLTKNDYRGAPTTLCAGCGHNSISNQIIAAMYEMNVLPENVLKFSGIGCSSKSPTYFMNRSFGFNSLHGRMPSIATGGLFGDHTLKGVGVSGDGDTASIGMGQFKHVMRRNLNMVYIVENNGVYGLTKGQFSATAELGLELKKQGTNPYMPIDICMEAMISNATFVARSFAGNAKQVKELLKAAFAHRGIAVLDIISPCVTFNDADNAHHSYAWGKDHEEPLHDITYIPPREEIMLEKELEAGEVREISMHDGSVVILKNLEKSHDPFNRFEAIRVLEEAQRNNWLTTGLIYLAKDVPTLSDTYRLVDTPLNRLTEADLRPAPEMIDKVNSLMF from the coding sequence ATGTCAGCGCTTCCTATGGCAGGCGTACCCGCTAACGTCAATACGGTGGGTCTCACGAAGAACGATTACCGCGGCGCGCCCACAACGTTGTGCGCGGGATGCGGTCACAACTCGATCTCGAATCAGATCATCGCCGCGATGTATGAAATGAACGTATTGCCCGAAAATGTTTTGAAATTTAGCGGCATCGGCTGTTCGAGTAAAAGTCCCACTTATTTTATGAACCGTTCGTTCGGATTTAACAGCTTGCATGGACGCATGCCATCCATCGCAACAGGCGGTCTCTTCGGCGACCACACGCTGAAAGGCGTCGGCGTTTCCGGCGATGGCGACACGGCGAGCATCGGCATGGGTCAGTTCAAACACGTCATGCGCCGCAATTTGAATATGGTGTACATCGTCGAGAATAACGGCGTGTACGGACTCACAAAAGGTCAATTCTCCGCCACTGCCGAACTCGGACTCGAACTAAAGAAACAAGGCACGAACCCCTACATGCCTATTGACATTTGCATGGAAGCGATGATCTCCAACGCGACGTTTGTGGCACGGTCGTTCGCAGGCAACGCCAAGCAAGTGAAAGAGTTGCTCAAAGCGGCATTCGCCCATCGCGGCATCGCTGTGTTGGACATTATCAGCCCGTGCGTGACGTTCAACGACGCGGACAACGCCCATCATTCGTACGCGTGGGGCAAAGATCACGAAGAGCCGCTTCACGACATCACCTACATCCCGCCGCGCGAGGAGATCATGCTCGAAAAGGAATTGGAAGCGGGCGAGGTGCGGGAAATATCCATGCATGACGGCTCGGTGGTCATCCTCAAGAACCTTGAGAAGAGTCACGATCCTTTCAACCGCTTCGAAGCCATCCGCGTGTTGGAAGAGGCTCAACGGAACAACTGGCTGACTACAGGATTGATCTACCTCGCGAAGGATGTACCCACTCTTTCGGACACCTACCGCCTCGTAGACACGCCTCTCAACCGCCTTACCGAAGCGGACCTCAGACCCGCTCCTGAGATGATAGATAAAGTCAATTCGTTGATGTTTTGA
- the arfB gene encoding alternative ribosome rescue aminoacyl-tRNA hydrolase ArfB, producing MLEISPSIKISENELRFDYVRASGPGGQNVNKVATAVQLRFDVRASSLPEDVKTRLLHIAGKRATSEGIVLIEAKHFRTQEQNREDAIQRLVGLLRKAAVKPRARKKTKPSKASKEKRLQSKKQRGEIKRSRQSKSFE from the coding sequence ATGCTCGAAATTTCTCCCTCAATAAAAATCAGTGAAAACGAACTGCGTTTCGACTACGTCCGCGCCTCGGGACCGGGCGGGCAGAATGTCAATAAGGTCGCGACCGCGGTGCAGTTGCGATTTGATGTGCGCGCTTCGTCGCTGCCCGAAGACGTGAAAACTCGACTGCTTCACATCGCGGGGAAACGCGCGACCAGCGAAGGGATTGTGCTGATCGAGGCGAAACATTTCCGCACGCAGGAGCAGAACCGGGAAGATGCGATCCAACGGCTCGTCGGGCTGCTTCGCAAAGCGGCAGTCAAGCCTAGGGCGCGCAAAAAGACAAAACCGTCAAAAGCGTCGAAAGAAAAACGACTGCAATCTAAAAAGCAACGAGGGGAGATCAAAAGGAGCAGGCAGAGCAAATCGTTCGAATGA
- a CDS encoding DMT family transporter, which produces MNKKVIALLCGLGAASIWGGMYVVSKVVLEVIPPFALLTLRLALGFLSLAVVIWLRKPNAPLTRKQILQCFLVGVVGYGVSLGFQFTGTKLSSASNGALITSATPAFVLLFAFVLLREKITGRQILALAISTLGVLAVIDPRTAQLSPSLFSGNLLLFFAGLTWALYSVLVRKTASNMDLLTTSAVMLLGGIPSSAILGFREISTHGIGEITVGIIGGILFLGIISTAIAMFLWNYAFKELPATVASLTFFAQPVVGTLLGWLFLSETITPLFLFGGVLIGIGILISTREYGS; this is translated from the coding sequence ATGAACAAAAAAGTAATCGCCCTCCTATGCGGACTTGGCGCGGCGTCTATTTGGGGCGGCATGTACGTGGTCAGCAAAGTCGTGCTAGAAGTCATCCCCCCATTCGCGTTGTTGACTCTCCGCCTCGCGCTGGGATTCCTTTCCCTCGCGGTTGTGATCTGGCTCCGTAAGCCGAACGCGCCGCTCACGCGCAAACAGATTCTTCAGTGTTTCCTCGTCGGCGTGGTGGGATATGGGGTTTCGCTCGGCTTCCAATTCACAGGGACAAAATTATCGTCAGCGTCGAACGGCGCGTTGATCACCTCCGCTACGCCCGCTTTTGTTCTTTTGTTCGCGTTTGTCTTGCTTCGAGAGAAAATAACGGGACGTCAAATTCTCGCGTTGGCAATTTCAACCCTCGGCGTGCTAGCGGTCATTGATCCGCGCACGGCGCAATTATCCCCTTCCTTATTTTCAGGAAACCTGCTTTTGTTCTTCGCGGGTCTCACTTGGGCGTTGTATTCCGTGCTTGTACGAAAGACCGCATCGAACATGGACTTGCTCACAACCAGTGCGGTCATGTTGTTGGGAGGGATTCCCTCATCGGCAATATTGGGATTTAGAGAAATCTCGACGCACGGAATCGGCGAGATCACTGTCGGCATCATCGGCGGGATTCTCTTCCTCGGCATCATCTCGACCGCCATTGCCATGTTCTTGTGGAATTACGCGTTCAAAGAACTGCCCGCCACGGTCGCCTCGTTGACGTTCTTCGCGCAACCCGTCGTCGGGACCCTGCTCGGCTGGTTATTCTTGAGCGAAACGATCACGCCGCTGTTCTTGTTCGGCG